ttttttcgaatttttttaaataaattaattttaatttgagaaagtaatttgaaatgatatttttgtttcaattaattttaaaaattttatttcttttaaatttcaaattataattcttatttttttcaatttttttaaaattttgattttttaatggcactttttattttttaaatttttttttgaatttttttgacaagaatttgaaatgatatttttcaattaaatttaaaatttttatttctttcgcatttctttctttttttataatatttataatattttaatattttaatattttttagatattttttaaaaaaaataattcaaaaaaaatcgtctaaaataatttttttatttgaattacaaattcaaatttttatattttaaattttaattaaaattaaaattttaatttaataataatttaaaattttaaaaattatttttttcccattctttctcgatttttttctttttttttgatgaaaaaaataaaaaacgccattttgattggcgtttttaaaaatatcattttaaatggtgttttttttttttttttttttcggacgatGCCATTGTGAAAAAAAAAGGGTGACGTGGCAGggaaaaaacgtcattcaaaatgacgtttttctcttttacattattttgataaaaaaattagattttaaattatttatgtaatttttttttttttatattatttaggaaaAGAGCTCTTTAGTTCTGCTAGCTGGAAGAATTGCTTAAGGTTAAAGCGAAGTTGGTGATGATGTTGGAAAGCagacatgaagaatctgatcgtaCCCATTAGGTCTTTTGGCCGCTTTCCCAACTAATAATCCCCTCTTGAAGCCTGGCTGGCGTCATTCCGGGCAGGATTATTTTATTTTACAGTATATCATCAGGACGTGCCTCGAGCTAATTATTGTCATCATTTGGAATTGATATCGTTAGCACTCGAGGTTTAAGAGATTTAGCAGGATCGCCAAATGAGCAAAGTGGCACGGAGGCATTTTGAGGAAATCCTGGAAATGTGCGGACCATTTCCTTCTTCTAATAATCATATAAGTTGGTTAAAGCAGGAGCATTTCGGTAAAAAGGGGAAAGAAACGAAATCATTGGCCTTGAGGTGTAAAGAAACATCTTTACGATATGATTGAATGAAGAAGGAACAATCATTATTATTTCTTACACACGcccctttttcttctccctcaattccctctcctctcctctcctctcctctcgaaAACAAAAGACCAAACACAAAGTAATAATCAATCATGATAAATCTACAAGATCGATCGCCGTCTCTCACTTGGTTTTGGGGGCGAGGCGGGACTCGATCTTCTGCACATCCTTTGTGCCGATCTGGAAGGCCTTGGTGAGGACGTGGTCGGGCACCGGCGGCGAGGCGGCGAACAATGTGACGGCGATGGACTGGGTGCCCGGGAGCTGGCTATTGAAGGCAGAGATGACCGCGGCGGGGGCATCGCCGTCGTTCTTCTGGAAGTGGACGAGGCCGCGAGGGAAGACGAATGTGTCGCCCTTGGTGATGGTCTTGGTGATCAGCTTGTTGGCCGTGGTGATGAAGCCGACGTCGAGGGTGCCGTAGAGGACGAAGATCATCTCGGTGGCACGGGGGTGGGTGTGGGGAGGGTTGAGCCCTCCGGGGGCGTAGTCGATGCGGGACATGGAGACGCCCAGGGTGTTGAGCCCCGGGATCTTCTCCACATTGGCCGCCGTCACCAGGGATCCCATGGTGTTGTTGGTGGCGCCAGGGGAGGCTAATCCCGTGAAGAAGAAGTCATCCTCTGTCACGTTCGCCTTGCAGGGGAACCCATTCACCTTCACGGCTGCAGCACCCGGCCCCCATCAAACAAAGAAGCAAATCGAGCCGGGAATTAATTACATCAtcaaaccaaaccaaaccaaaccaaGAGATCATGAGGTAGCTCACAAGGGGAAGGGAAGGGGAGGGAGAGGGGATTACTGGAGTTGAGATCGGCGACGCAGATGTCTTGAAGCATGTCGGGATCGGCGGCGAGGCAAGGGGCAACGTTAACGgcgaggaggaggaggcagaAAGAGAAGAGGGTGATGAGAAAGGAGGAGTACTTGGTCTTCATGGTGGTGCTTGCTTGCTGGCTGGGAGACTTGACTTCTTGGAGGCACAAGAGAGATGCTTGGCTGGGGGACCTTGGGTTAAAATtaaaagaggaaggaggagagcgTTTATAGGTGGGTGGGTGGGGTGGGGGATAGAGTGGAGGAAGGTGTGATGTCAGAGTAAAGTCCGTACAAACCAAGAAATGCGGGGAtggagggagaggaggaggttGGAGGaataaagaggaagaaaaataaaaggggCCATTAATTGGTGAGAATTAGCAAGAAGAAAGGGCGAGGAGCCCAGTTAACGTAATTGGAATATTAATGCGCTGGTCCATTTTACGCCTTAAACGTTTAAGGCATAATGTACTATATGCAGCAACATTAATGCTGCATGGGACCCCTGCTGTCTCTACAGCGAGCCTGCATTATGTTTGGCCCTGCTTTGCATTGCATGAACGTAAGGTAGACGATCAAATTTGTAATaaatgaatgaaaatttttatgttttattatttttatatattttatcaattttatagATGATATTTTATACTATcagtatattttatttatttttaatgttTAATTGATAGATTACAACAGTGATATAATACCACCGTTGTAACGAATATTTTCTCACATTAAATTTGGCCCTACTTTGCATGAATGTAAGTTGATCCGATTTCAAACATCTTCCTCTATTAAATATGTCGACAACTCCATTCCTATTCAGACCCACATAATTATCGGACGAATTGGTTCTCCTGTGGCTTGTAAGGGATCTATCTTGGAGAATAAGAACATTATTTGGGATCGTTTCGGATAGCTGGTCTCTTTTCGAATGGGGTTTATTAGCATATAGTTCAGTCCACTAGCCCACTTAAACTACGGCCGTGTGAAAGAATAGATTATATGTAAATATTGCGTATACATGCATGGCccgaaaatttttttgaaggagTTCATGGCATACATTAAGATAAATATTATATGCTCTTCTTGCAAATAAGCCTTGTAAGTCCATCGTTTTTGATTGTAAGATcggataatataaataaaatattactttctaaccaatcataaatttttatcctagATTATTTGATTTTAGTCAGTGGCCTATTAATAAACTTAACAAATAGCTTTGTCAAAGTGTAGGCAACAAAGAGGGAGAAGATAAGTTATTCGAATTTTCTCTATGTAGCCAATTATTATCtgataaactctttcttctaaTCAGATATCATTTCCAGCTATCCTCCACCTTTTATGATTGACTCAAAACTTTTATTGGTAACATTTCTTTGGCAGACAATCATAGATTTTATCTTTGATTCTCGAGTAGTAGATccaaaatatttatatttcaatAATTGTAATATGGTTAGCTCTCCCTCGCTCTCTCTCTTaaaataatcatttttttttttgtataaactTGTGCTCACACCAATCTAGCATGAGTGCATCCTAAaaggtcaaaaaataaaatatcctgtAAGGCTCGTGGGCAAGTCAGTCTCTGATGCCAGATCTAGTCTTCTGTGTGCTTAGTCACATAAGAGGTGATCCAATCAGCGATACTATTCGTCTCTCGAAAGATGTGCTAAGCCAAAACCACCGTGAAGTCTTGAAGGCAAGTCCGAATGTCATAAAGGAGTAAATGGTCATCTACCTGCATTGCATTGCTTTAAATCTAGCCTATCATGGTGGCAGAGTCGTCCTCAAAGATGATCCTCTTAGCTCGTAGCTCTTGTTGGGCACAGACATACTAGCCCATGTGGTGTGAAGCTTTGCACTCGGTATAGAAGGCTCAAAGAGATACAATCCTCTTGCCACTAGCAATCTAGCATCCGACCCCCAGATGATAAAACTGGCAGCACCCCTGCTATCTTTGATGCTGCCATTAAAATTTACCTTGATATATCCCAAAAGAGGGTATCCCAAAAAATGAAAATAATCCTTCAAATCGCTACAGGAGCAGCATCAgagctccaaaaattagagacaTTAAGGAACATACCATTAGCGTCAAAGCAGCTATACTCGATGGTCAAATAAAAGGCTCTCTCTAGAATTCGATGAGTAGGTACCACCTTTGCTTCGAAGACCAAGCTATTTTTG
Above is a genomic segment from Elaeis guineensis isolate ETL-2024a chromosome 1, EG11, whole genome shotgun sequence containing:
- the LOC105035691 gene encoding germin-like protein 5-1, which gives rise to MKTKYSSFLITLFSFCLLLLAVNVAPCLAADPDMLQDICVADLNSTVKVNGFPCKANVTEDDFFFTGLASPGATNNTMGSLVTAANVEKIPGLNTLGVSMSRIDYAPGGLNPPHTHPRATEMIFVLYGTLDVGFITTANKLITKTITKGDTFVFPRGLVHFQKNDGDAPAAVISAFNSQLPGTQSIAVTLFAASPPVPDHVLTKAFQIGTKDVQKIESRLAPKTK